One genomic segment of Stigmatopora argus isolate UIUO_Sarg chromosome 1, RoL_Sarg_1.0, whole genome shotgun sequence includes these proteins:
- the nhsl1a gene encoding uncharacterized protein nhsl1a isoform X3 — MVLISAAIKSVFKYLTQSTARDGDRWSIQYTTQKSQQALLFVPAKRPHASTGDLQAYSEVAQYGASKPSTSLLCTPNPSSSSWSHQSESRGHRRWRDKSRKMKFTFWDFLPQSCFSVCLEWSVWKRKSSASSDEEETVILDDTRPLTPLVLNPIELTSCWDVFACETELRLTAEPIPKLPTPEERMRQQANAVTTEIVPIDVTGQSFDRQASFRKVAGNTDSSTRSSRNLSRCSTGAENSIDVIEKQDLPVDEWSTASSQQQEEEELVRKKKESLSRKIRAPRGDGISSLMMSLTSTRVHGLSSLPRMATSSSLESDTSCDSISYRTLSASSSRSQDFPSDLQPLLLSDLRTRHQYPSPRPLKAPSCLQTWGTTCSLDLGDKSPIYSPYCSPFTSIGDAGSQDGGPNLSPCVEWSSINHETSSVSVVSSECSSPCNFESVYSEDESSFPSRNRLRSPASSSSCRSISLRKSKRPPPPPLRYDSLQRRLGRSKSSRSPQSSGFERSLCSPTQPLHDPWVPRSLGERHQNGIDCGTVMTFEPLSVDHQTLSTQELSPNLGSNVALMPGSPASKSEERHLHSDSPSASFSSQSNNLLKGTLPGAFPPPQNSPFFYPCTTATPLSLKELEAKPMNRRSSISSSFSSTSSLSSCSSSNSSVQRAHPPAQLLPNPPPLPPSPLHSLSLHPKPLPPSSIPPQCSHFPSSSHPPPPPLPPSFLHPSPPLDPPLPPFTSPQLSSLLPPPTFPTSSSYPTSPSILHPSSPLNPLQETSLYANPLLLPSPPPPPPHLPPLPPLSSPFYPGPSKPSSLHPIPLPPSHFVSAAFPLQPAHVPAPSLPPPPALPPPPPLPPSSHFPCRPHLPPSSHLPPPFSLSPSLPPSSLPPSPLPSSLGSRPPPPPYSHAVKRSSHPAALFFTSPTLAYQPPEFCSPQFIGTSQNPGQKQSTATRLLVTAQALQSIKLRSITNQQVIPPNGSLVSAEHSDAPGPDVALSHHGYVNTKQRQSGIEESVFTHNHAENQEDQSINVQIYPAVYSRLENNPRHESSCVKTSYSTSGENQTESQLLSVSLHGPEDENHQLVSDFTHCPCEFASSRKKSTLPKKPYLSIQGVKQPLEYREDPKGERGMASIASDPDTKCFPGHMLHSDRQCLRRMMKSLGEHEDQDKNQRRTTMFAATKKEKPRKKRRPIGRHLLMMAQSRLSSSPSTSSSSSSDEEAESERREGKLCAPIVPRSLSLSSVLSSDNLQGVVSLNDLLIEEQQEEEEEDVSGEMDPGGHSDGMLVPALNFTSGSAGPRTTEDLFTAIHRSKQKMFGRRGSSGRISADDRPRPTPQTFAGHGGKRQSKSESFKALLLRKGSRLQPSSRLSAVERLRVATPSAASGPLDGHVQDMCFFQSLCTVNSHLAFDISRAFPDVTTSLATKQSLFPLFSLPVFVPSTRQPRAHAASRSASCRFLAHQRHFAGPMTAIYESEGE; from the exons ATGGTTCTGATCAGCGCCGCCATCAAAAGCGTCTTCAAGTATCTAACACAGAGCACAG cgagAGACGGTGACCGCTGGTCCATTCAGTACACGACCCAGAAGTCTCAGCAGGCTCTGCTCTTCGTCCCCGCAAAAAGGCCACACGCTAGCACCGGGGACTTGCAAG CATATAGCGAGGTGGCCCAGTATGGAGCCAGCAAACCTAGCACCTCTCTGCTCTGCACCCCGAACCCAAGCTCATCTTCCTGGTCCCACCAGTCAGAGAGCAGGGGGCACAGGCGATGGAGAGACAAAAGCAGGAAGATG AAGTTCACATTTTGGGACTTTCTCCCTCAATCATGCTTCTCTGTTTGTCTCGAGTGGTCAGTTTGGAAAAGAAAG TCCTCAGCCTCCTCGGATGAAGAGGAAACCGTCATCCTCGACGACACACGCCCTTTGACCCCACTTGTCCTTAACCCCATTGAGCTCACATCCTGTTGGGACGTCTTTGCTTGCGAGACGGAGCTTCGTTTGACTGCAGAGCCGATCCCAAAACTCCCGACCCCAGAGGAGAGGATGAGGCAACAGGCAAATGCGGTGACAACCGAAATTGTTCCGATCGACGTAACAG GTCAGAGTTTCGATCGGCAGGCGAGCTTCCGAAAAGTGGCTGGCAACACAGACTCCTCAACTCGCAGCTCTCGGAATTTAAGCCGCTGCTCGACGGGCGCTGAGAACTCTATCGATGTCATCGAGAAACAGG ATTTGCCTGTGGATGAGTGGTCCACAGCTTCATCACAGCAACAGGAAGAGGAGGAGTTAGTCAGAAAAAAGAAAGAGTCATTGTCAAGGAAGATCCGAGCCCCGAGAGGGGACGGGATATCTAGCCTCATGATGTCCCTTACCTCAACACGTGTCCATGGCCTGTCCAGCCTGCCCCGCATGGCCACCAGCTCCTCTTTGGAATCGGACACAAGCTGTGACAGCATTTCCTACAGGACACTCAGTGCCTCCTCCTCCCGTTCCCAG GATTTCCCCAGTGACCTTCAACCCCTGTTGCTCAGTGACCTGAGGACAAGACATCAATATCCCTCCCCTCGTCCTCTCAAAGCCCCTTCTTGTTTGCAGACCTGGGGGACTACTTGTTCTTTGGATCTTGGTGACAAGTCTCCAATCTACAGCCCCTACTGTTCCCCGTTCACTTCAATTGGGGACGCAGGGTCTCAGGATGGAGGGCCAAACCTTTCACCATGTGTGGAGTGGAGCTCCATCAATCATGAGACAAGTTCTGTTTCCGTGGTTTCTTCTGAATGCTCCTCCCCGTGTAACTTTGAATCGGTGTACTCGGAAGATGAGTCCTCGTTTCCCTCACGGAATCGATTGAGATCACCCGCTTCCTCGTCCTCCTGCCGCAGCATTTCCCTCCGCAAGTCCAAGCGTCCCCCGCCCCCACCTTTACGGTACGACTCTCTTCAGCGCCGATTAGGCCGCAGCAAGTCAAGTCGTTCACCACAGAGTTCGGGTTTCGAGCGCAGCCTTTGCTCGCCGACCCAACCCCTGCATGACCCCTGGGTGCCTCGGAGCCTTGGCGAACGACACCAGAATGGGATTGACTGTGGCACTGTCATGACCTTTGAACCCTTGAGTGTAGATCACCAGACGCTTTCAACCCAAGAGCTTTCTCCAAACCTCGGCTCCAATGTGGCTCTCATGCCTGGTTCTCCGGCTTCTAAAAGCGAAGAACGGCATCTGCATTCTGATTCCCCCTCCGCTAGTTTCTCCAGCCAGTCCAATAACCTTCTAAAGGGCACCCTCCCAGGAGCCTTTCCCCCTCCCCAAAATTCCCCTTTCTTCTACCCTTGCACAACCGCCACACCGCTGTCTCTCAAGGAGCTGGAAGCAAAGCCAATGAACAGGAGGTCCTCCATTTCCTCCTCTTTTTCCTCCACTTCTTCTTTATCATCTTGCTCCTCCTCCAACTCATCTGTCCAGCGTGCTCACCCTCCTGCCCAGCTGCTTCCCAATCCCCCTCCTCTCCCACCTTCTCCTCTCCACTCTTTATCTCTTCATCCCAAACCTCTACCACCTTCTTCAATTCCGCCTCAATGCTCCCATTTCCCATCGTCTTCAcatcctcctccccctcctctccCACCTTCTTTTCTTCACCCTTCGCCACCTCTGGATCCACCACTGCCTCCTTTCACTTCTCCCCAACTATCATCTCTTCTTCCTCCCCCTACATTCCCAACTTCTTCATCCTATCCCACCTCTCCATCTATCTTGCATCCATCTTCTCCTCTAAACCCTCTCCAAGAGACATCTCTTTATGCCAATCCCCTACtacttccttctcctcctcctccccctcctcatcTACCTCCCCTCCCACCATTATCCAGTCCTTTTTACCCAGGTCCTAGCAAGCCATCATCTCTGCATCCCATTCCTTTGCCACCTTCTCATTTTGTCTCCGCAGCTTTTCCTCTCCAACCCGCTCATGTTCCAGCAccttctcttcctcctccccctgctcttcctcctccccctcctcttcctccgtcATCTCATTTCCCTTGTCGTCCGCATCTACCACCTTCTTCTCATCTTCctccccctttctctctctctccatctcttccTCCTTCCTCACTACCGCCATCACCACTTCCTTCTTCTCTTGGCTCTCGACCCCCTCCTCCCCCGTACTCCCATGCAGTCAAGCGGTCCTCCCACCCTGCTGCACTTTTCTTCACATCCCCTACTCTTGCGTACCAACCCCCCGAGTTCTGCTCGCCACAGTTCATTGGCACATCCCAAAATCCTGGTCAAAAACAGAGCACAGCCACCCGCCTTCTTGTTACTGCACAGGCTTTGCAGAGCATCAAACTTCGTTCCATTACAAACCAACAAGTCATTCCCCCAAATGGCTCATTAGTCAGTGCCGAGCATTCTGACGCTCCTGGGCCAGATGTTGCTTTGAGCCATCATGGCTATGTCAACACGAAGCAACGTCAATCTGGGATAGAAGAGTCAGTATTCACTCATAATCATGCTGAAAACCAAGAGGATCAAAGTATAAATGTCCAAATATATCCCGCTGTTTATTCTAGACTGGAGAACAACCCGAGACATGAGAGTTCCTGTGTGAAAACATCCTATAGTACCTCAGGGGAAAACCAGACGGAGTCCCAACTGTTATCTGTCTCATTACATGGGCCAGAAGATGAGAACCATCAGCTTGTCAGTGATTTCACACATTGTCCATGTGAGTTTGCAAGCTCGAGGAAGAAAAGCACCCTTCCGAAGAAGCCCTATCTTAGTATTCAAGGGGTCAAGCAACCTCTGGAATACAGAGAAGATCCAAAAGGAGAGCGTGGAATGGCATCGATTGCATCTGACCCAGACACAAAATGCTTCCCGGGTCACATGTTGCACAGTGACAGACAATGTCTCAGAAGGATGATGAAGTCACTGGGTGAACATGAGGACCAGGACAAGAACcagagaaggacaaccatgttTGCTGCCACCAAAAAGGAAAAACCAAGGAAGAAGAGACGGCCAATAGGGAGGCACCTGCTAATGATGGCGCAGAGTAGGCTTTCTTCATCCCCTTCCAcatcctcatcttcatcctctGATGAAGAGGCGGAGTCCGAGAGAAGGGAAGGCAAATTGTGCGCCCCAATTGTTCCGAGAAGCCTCTCCCTGAGCAGCGTCCTGTCCAGTGACAACCTGCAGGGGGTGGTATCTCTGAATGACCTCCTCATAGAAGAACaacaggaagaagaagaggaggatgtGTCTGGGGAGATGGATCCTGGCGGGCATTCCGACGGTATGCTGGTTCCCGCGCTCAATTTTACCAGTGGATCTGCAGGACCACGGACGACTGAAGACCTCTTCACTGCCATCCACAG GTCAAAACAAAAGATGTTTGGACGGAGAGGTTCTTCTGGTCGTATCTCAGCTGACGACCGCCCCCGACCTACGCCACAAACCTTTGCAGGCCACGGAGGTAAAAGACAGTCAAAAAGCGAGAGCTTCAAGGCACTTCTGCTGAGAAAGGGCAGTCGTTTGCAGCCGTCCTCTCGCCTATCGGCTGTCGAACGTCTTCGTGTGGCGACTCCTTCTGCTGCCTCGGGACCTCTGGACGGCCATGTCCAAGACATGTGCTTCTTTCAATCTTTGTGTACAGTCAACAGTCACTTGGCCTTTGATATTTCGAGAGCGTTTCCAGATGTGACCACGTCCTTGGCGACAAAACAGAGTTTGTTTCCGCTCTTCTCTTTGCCCGTCTTTGTTCCTTCCACCAGGCAACCTCGTGCACACGCTGCTTCCAGGTCAGCCAGTTGTCGTTTTCTTGCTCATCAGCGTCACTTCGCTGGCCCCATGACTGCCATCTATGAGAGTGAAGGAGAGTAG
- the nhsl1a gene encoding uncharacterized protein nhsl1a isoform X1, with protein sequence MISYVDCLGGDGTGNRVASQCWNSRPDEDRDQLLPRKIAPLQPKTEGSLRRRLLTAKIHQHHEAIWGRNAGVAGWPPSDDKRPLPPHPQQRSPWYVQRQSPQPRIYTSLPAGAPGKAPFAVEFQSAHSHPVSRPAVNQWRRTSSCPPTPEPRPGYTLPKVASPTREFEVPPQYGYEPSRRPKRKLFGFKKKQQKETTPLLPTARDGDRWSIQYTTQKSQQALLFVPAKRPHASTGDLQAYSEVAQYGASKPSTSLLCTPNPSSSSWSHQSESRGHRRWRDKSRKMKFTFWDFLPQSCFSVCLEWSVWKRKSSASSDEEETVILDDTRPLTPLVLNPIELTSCWDVFACETELRLTAEPIPKLPTPEERMRQQANAVTTEIVPIDVTGQSFDRQASFRKVAGNTDSSTRSSRNLSRCSTGAENSIDVIEKQDLPVDEWSTASSQQQEEEELVRKKKESLSRKIRAPRGDGISSLMMSLTSTRVHGLSSLPRMATSSSLESDTSCDSISYRTLSASSSRSQDFPSDLQPLLLSDLRTRHQYPSPRPLKAPSCLQTWGTTCSLDLGDKSPIYSPYCSPFTSIGDAGSQDGGPNLSPCVEWSSINHETSSVSVVSSECSSPCNFESVYSEDESSFPSRNRLRSPASSSSCRSISLRKSKRPPPPPLRYDSLQRRLGRSKSSRSPQSSGFERSLCSPTQPLHDPWVPRSLGERHQNGIDCGTVMTFEPLSVDHQTLSTQELSPNLGSNVALMPGSPASKSEERHLHSDSPSASFSSQSNNLLKGTLPGAFPPPQNSPFFYPCTTATPLSLKELEAKPMNRRSSISSSFSSTSSLSSCSSSNSSVQRAHPPAQLLPNPPPLPPSPLHSLSLHPKPLPPSSIPPQCSHFPSSSHPPPPPLPPSFLHPSPPLDPPLPPFTSPQLSSLLPPPTFPTSSSYPTSPSILHPSSPLNPLQETSLYANPLLLPSPPPPPPHLPPLPPLSSPFYPGPSKPSSLHPIPLPPSHFVSAAFPLQPAHVPAPSLPPPPALPPPPPLPPSSHFPCRPHLPPSSHLPPPFSLSPSLPPSSLPPSPLPSSLGSRPPPPPYSHAVKRSSHPAALFFTSPTLAYQPPEFCSPQFIGTSQNPGQKQSTATRLLVTAQALQSIKLRSITNQQVIPPNGSLVSAEHSDAPGPDVALSHHGYVNTKQRQSGIEESVFTHNHAENQEDQSINVQIYPAVYSRLENNPRHESSCVKTSYSTSGENQTESQLLSVSLHGPEDENHQLVSDFTHCPCEFASSRKKSTLPKKPYLSIQGVKQPLEYREDPKGERGMASIASDPDTKCFPGHMLHSDRQCLRRMMKSLGEHEDQDKNQRRTTMFAATKKEKPRKKRRPIGRHLLMMAQSRLSSSPSTSSSSSSDEEAESERREGKLCAPIVPRSLSLSSVLSSDNLQGVVSLNDLLIEEQQEEEEEDVSGEMDPGGHSDGMLVPALNFTSGSAGPRTTEDLFTAIHRSKQKMFGRRGSSGRISADDRPRPTPQTFAGHGGKRQSKSESFKALLLRKGSRLQPSSRLSAVERLRVATPSAASGPLDGHVQDMCFFQSLCTVNSHLAFDISRAFPDVTTSLATKQSLFPLFSLPVFVPSTRQPRAHAASRSASCRFLAHQRHFAGPMTAIYESEGE encoded by the exons ATGATATCTTACGTGGACTGTTTAGGTGGCGACGGGACGGGCAACCGTGTGGCGTCCCAGTGCTGGAATTCCAGGCCCGACGAGGACCGAGACCAGCTTCTTCCTCGCAAGATCGCCCCACTTCAGCCCAAGACAGAGGGCAGTCTTCGTCGACGTCTGCTAACGGCTAAAATCCACCAGCACCATGAGGCCATTTGGGGAAGAAATGCAGGGGTGGCTGGATGGCCACCTTCTGATGACAAAAGGCCTCTTCCACCGCACCCCCAACAACGCAGCCCCTGGTACGTCCAGCGGCAGTCGCCACAACCCCGAATCTACACAAGCCTCCCAGCGGGGGCTCCTGGCAAAGCACCATTTGCCGTAGAGTTTCAATCGGCGCATTCCCATCCGGTTTCCCGCCCCGCCGTCAACCAGTGGCGACGGACGAGCTCCTGCCCTCCGACCCCAGAGCCTCGTCCTGGCTACACCCTTCCGAAAGTGGCGTCTCCTACCAGAGAGTTCGAGGTACCGCCACAGTACGGCTACGAGCCCAGCAGAAGGCCGAAGAGGAAACTCTTTGGTTTTAAGAAGAAACAACAGAAGGAGACCACCCCGCTTCTGCCGACAG cgagAGACGGTGACCGCTGGTCCATTCAGTACACGACCCAGAAGTCTCAGCAGGCTCTGCTCTTCGTCCCCGCAAAAAGGCCACACGCTAGCACCGGGGACTTGCAAG CATATAGCGAGGTGGCCCAGTATGGAGCCAGCAAACCTAGCACCTCTCTGCTCTGCACCCCGAACCCAAGCTCATCTTCCTGGTCCCACCAGTCAGAGAGCAGGGGGCACAGGCGATGGAGAGACAAAAGCAGGAAGATG AAGTTCACATTTTGGGACTTTCTCCCTCAATCATGCTTCTCTGTTTGTCTCGAGTGGTCAGTTTGGAAAAGAAAG TCCTCAGCCTCCTCGGATGAAGAGGAAACCGTCATCCTCGACGACACACGCCCTTTGACCCCACTTGTCCTTAACCCCATTGAGCTCACATCCTGTTGGGACGTCTTTGCTTGCGAGACGGAGCTTCGTTTGACTGCAGAGCCGATCCCAAAACTCCCGACCCCAGAGGAGAGGATGAGGCAACAGGCAAATGCGGTGACAACCGAAATTGTTCCGATCGACGTAACAG GTCAGAGTTTCGATCGGCAGGCGAGCTTCCGAAAAGTGGCTGGCAACACAGACTCCTCAACTCGCAGCTCTCGGAATTTAAGCCGCTGCTCGACGGGCGCTGAGAACTCTATCGATGTCATCGAGAAACAGG ATTTGCCTGTGGATGAGTGGTCCACAGCTTCATCACAGCAACAGGAAGAGGAGGAGTTAGTCAGAAAAAAGAAAGAGTCATTGTCAAGGAAGATCCGAGCCCCGAGAGGGGACGGGATATCTAGCCTCATGATGTCCCTTACCTCAACACGTGTCCATGGCCTGTCCAGCCTGCCCCGCATGGCCACCAGCTCCTCTTTGGAATCGGACACAAGCTGTGACAGCATTTCCTACAGGACACTCAGTGCCTCCTCCTCCCGTTCCCAG GATTTCCCCAGTGACCTTCAACCCCTGTTGCTCAGTGACCTGAGGACAAGACATCAATATCCCTCCCCTCGTCCTCTCAAAGCCCCTTCTTGTTTGCAGACCTGGGGGACTACTTGTTCTTTGGATCTTGGTGACAAGTCTCCAATCTACAGCCCCTACTGTTCCCCGTTCACTTCAATTGGGGACGCAGGGTCTCAGGATGGAGGGCCAAACCTTTCACCATGTGTGGAGTGGAGCTCCATCAATCATGAGACAAGTTCTGTTTCCGTGGTTTCTTCTGAATGCTCCTCCCCGTGTAACTTTGAATCGGTGTACTCGGAAGATGAGTCCTCGTTTCCCTCACGGAATCGATTGAGATCACCCGCTTCCTCGTCCTCCTGCCGCAGCATTTCCCTCCGCAAGTCCAAGCGTCCCCCGCCCCCACCTTTACGGTACGACTCTCTTCAGCGCCGATTAGGCCGCAGCAAGTCAAGTCGTTCACCACAGAGTTCGGGTTTCGAGCGCAGCCTTTGCTCGCCGACCCAACCCCTGCATGACCCCTGGGTGCCTCGGAGCCTTGGCGAACGACACCAGAATGGGATTGACTGTGGCACTGTCATGACCTTTGAACCCTTGAGTGTAGATCACCAGACGCTTTCAACCCAAGAGCTTTCTCCAAACCTCGGCTCCAATGTGGCTCTCATGCCTGGTTCTCCGGCTTCTAAAAGCGAAGAACGGCATCTGCATTCTGATTCCCCCTCCGCTAGTTTCTCCAGCCAGTCCAATAACCTTCTAAAGGGCACCCTCCCAGGAGCCTTTCCCCCTCCCCAAAATTCCCCTTTCTTCTACCCTTGCACAACCGCCACACCGCTGTCTCTCAAGGAGCTGGAAGCAAAGCCAATGAACAGGAGGTCCTCCATTTCCTCCTCTTTTTCCTCCACTTCTTCTTTATCATCTTGCTCCTCCTCCAACTCATCTGTCCAGCGTGCTCACCCTCCTGCCCAGCTGCTTCCCAATCCCCCTCCTCTCCCACCTTCTCCTCTCCACTCTTTATCTCTTCATCCCAAACCTCTACCACCTTCTTCAATTCCGCCTCAATGCTCCCATTTCCCATCGTCTTCAcatcctcctccccctcctctccCACCTTCTTTTCTTCACCCTTCGCCACCTCTGGATCCACCACTGCCTCCTTTCACTTCTCCCCAACTATCATCTCTTCTTCCTCCCCCTACATTCCCAACTTCTTCATCCTATCCCACCTCTCCATCTATCTTGCATCCATCTTCTCCTCTAAACCCTCTCCAAGAGACATCTCTTTATGCCAATCCCCTACtacttccttctcctcctcctccccctcctcatcTACCTCCCCTCCCACCATTATCCAGTCCTTTTTACCCAGGTCCTAGCAAGCCATCATCTCTGCATCCCATTCCTTTGCCACCTTCTCATTTTGTCTCCGCAGCTTTTCCTCTCCAACCCGCTCATGTTCCAGCAccttctcttcctcctccccctgctcttcctcctccccctcctcttcctccgtcATCTCATTTCCCTTGTCGTCCGCATCTACCACCTTCTTCTCATCTTCctccccctttctctctctctccatctcttccTCCTTCCTCACTACCGCCATCACCACTTCCTTCTTCTCTTGGCTCTCGACCCCCTCCTCCCCCGTACTCCCATGCAGTCAAGCGGTCCTCCCACCCTGCTGCACTTTTCTTCACATCCCCTACTCTTGCGTACCAACCCCCCGAGTTCTGCTCGCCACAGTTCATTGGCACATCCCAAAATCCTGGTCAAAAACAGAGCACAGCCACCCGCCTTCTTGTTACTGCACAGGCTTTGCAGAGCATCAAACTTCGTTCCATTACAAACCAACAAGTCATTCCCCCAAATGGCTCATTAGTCAGTGCCGAGCATTCTGACGCTCCTGGGCCAGATGTTGCTTTGAGCCATCATGGCTATGTCAACACGAAGCAACGTCAATCTGGGATAGAAGAGTCAGTATTCACTCATAATCATGCTGAAAACCAAGAGGATCAAAGTATAAATGTCCAAATATATCCCGCTGTTTATTCTAGACTGGAGAACAACCCGAGACATGAGAGTTCCTGTGTGAAAACATCCTATAGTACCTCAGGGGAAAACCAGACGGAGTCCCAACTGTTATCTGTCTCATTACATGGGCCAGAAGATGAGAACCATCAGCTTGTCAGTGATTTCACACATTGTCCATGTGAGTTTGCAAGCTCGAGGAAGAAAAGCACCCTTCCGAAGAAGCCCTATCTTAGTATTCAAGGGGTCAAGCAACCTCTGGAATACAGAGAAGATCCAAAAGGAGAGCGTGGAATGGCATCGATTGCATCTGACCCAGACACAAAATGCTTCCCGGGTCACATGTTGCACAGTGACAGACAATGTCTCAGAAGGATGATGAAGTCACTGGGTGAACATGAGGACCAGGACAAGAACcagagaaggacaaccatgttTGCTGCCACCAAAAAGGAAAAACCAAGGAAGAAGAGACGGCCAATAGGGAGGCACCTGCTAATGATGGCGCAGAGTAGGCTTTCTTCATCCCCTTCCAcatcctcatcttcatcctctGATGAAGAGGCGGAGTCCGAGAGAAGGGAAGGCAAATTGTGCGCCCCAATTGTTCCGAGAAGCCTCTCCCTGAGCAGCGTCCTGTCCAGTGACAACCTGCAGGGGGTGGTATCTCTGAATGACCTCCTCATAGAAGAACaacaggaagaagaagaggaggatgtGTCTGGGGAGATGGATCCTGGCGGGCATTCCGACGGTATGCTGGTTCCCGCGCTCAATTTTACCAGTGGATCTGCAGGACCACGGACGACTGAAGACCTCTTCACTGCCATCCACAG GTCAAAACAAAAGATGTTTGGACGGAGAGGTTCTTCTGGTCGTATCTCAGCTGACGACCGCCCCCGACCTACGCCACAAACCTTTGCAGGCCACGGAGGTAAAAGACAGTCAAAAAGCGAGAGCTTCAAGGCACTTCTGCTGAGAAAGGGCAGTCGTTTGCAGCCGTCCTCTCGCCTATCGGCTGTCGAACGTCTTCGTGTGGCGACTCCTTCTGCTGCCTCGGGACCTCTGGACGGCCATGTCCAAGACATGTGCTTCTTTCAATCTTTGTGTACAGTCAACAGTCACTTGGCCTTTGATATTTCGAGAGCGTTTCCAGATGTGACCACGTCCTTGGCGACAAAACAGAGTTTGTTTCCGCTCTTCTCTTTGCCCGTCTTTGTTCCTTCCACCAGGCAACCTCGTGCACACGCTGCTTCCAGGTCAGCCAGTTGTCGTTTTCTTGCTCATCAGCGTCACTTCGCTGGCCCCATGACTGCCATCTATGAGAGTGAAGGAGAGTAG